A single Microtus ochrogaster isolate Prairie Vole_2 linkage group LG3, MicOch1.0, whole genome shotgun sequence DNA region contains:
- the Fam110c gene encoding protein FAM110C: MRALSAVDALARMRPPLRDPRAAEDTHTALPARKSAVERLAADRAKYIRSTPGSSQASVSEGRVPETPGVQHRNPVPSAVPPAPVARRVIPRKPLRPDSLVIYRQKCEFVRGPGTDGSRVGTVKKFSQGSPKDKIPVAPETTVVSGEGKTKETEATWTKSDKAVATSPASPLSPPTPVVATESPGVPLKVASEVPVAPSAGELRVSRRRGLQRSQSDLSSRYSIARAEPDNFFLYCGLEPEVVEALGRENFSAGSDCVTFKVRSVSMATSDSSFSRHSEDGLQEEELMEQMPSTTSVVERNARIIKWLFTCKKAKETPSQRLQGPA; the protein is encoded by the coding sequence ATGCGAGCCCTGTCGGCCGTGGACGCACTTGCCAGAATGCGACCCCCTCTCCGGGACCCCAGGGCGGCGGAGGACACTCACACGGCGTTGCCAGCGCGCAAGAGCGCGGTGGAGAGACTGGCGGCCGACCGCGCCAAGTACATTCGGAGCACGCCGGGATCCAGCCAGGCTTCTGTCTCCGAGGGCAGGGTCCCTGAGACCCCAGGGGTGCAGCACCGCAACCCAGTTCCTTCGGCTGTTCCTCCAGCTCCCGTAGCCCGCAGGGTTATCCCTCGGAAGCCGCTGAGACCTGATTCGTTGGTCATCTACCGACAGAAATGCGAATTCGTCCGAGGGCCAGGAACAGACGGTTCCAGAGTTGGGACGGTGAAGAAGTTTTCCCAGGGGTCTCCCAAGGACAAAATACCAGTGGCCCCTGAGACGACCGTGGTGTCAGGTGAGGGCAAGACGAAGGAAACAGAGGCCACTTGGACCAAGTCCGATAAGGCGGTAGCCACTAGTCCAGCCTCTCCGTTATCACCTCCCACCCCTGTAGTGGCCACGGAGTCCCCAGGTGTGCCTTTGAAGGTGGCTTCCGAGGTTCCAGTTGCACCCTCCGCAGGGGAGCTACGGGTGTCGCGTCGCAGAGGACTGCAGCGCTCTCAGTCAGATCTCAGCTCCCGCTACTCGATAGCCAGGGCCGAACCCGACAACTTCTTCCTTTATTGCGGCCTGGAACCTGAAGTGGTGGAGGCTCTTGGGAGAGAGAACTTCTCTGCTGGGTCCGACTGTGTTACATTCAAAGTGCGGAGCGTGAGCATGGCTACTTCTGATAGTAGCTTCTCCAGGCACAGCGAGGACGGGCTGCAAGAAGAGGAGCTCATGGAGCAGATGCCCAGCACCACCTCTGTAGTAGAAAGGAACGCCCGTATCATAAAGTGGCTGTTTACCTGCAAGAAGGCCAAAGAAACCCCCAGCCAGAGGTTGCAGGGACCTGCCTGA